From the Drosophila suzukii chromosome 2 unlocalized genomic scaffold, CBGP_Dsuzu_IsoJpt1.0 scf_2c, whole genome shotgun sequence genome, one window contains:
- the LOC139354424 gene encoding uncharacterized protein: MLDTRLSYREHLEFVIKKASETTGSLCRILLNTRGPKQDRRKLLATFVKSQLLYAAPVWAEATAVNSYMRGCQVPLCELVREAKEIRAALAGDQTNHRAKTEVKRSATMQSVDNWQAAFDNSSKGRWTHQLIPSIEPWVNRKHSQVDVYLTQALSGHGCFRSFRKRFGHDTEDGCS, translated from the exons ATGCTGGACACCCGCCTCTCCTACCGCGAACACCTAGAGTTCGTCATTAAAAAGGCAAGTGAGACCACAGGATCGCTCTGCAGGATCCTGCTGAACACCAGGGGACCGAAGCAGGACAGACGTAAGCTCCTCGCGACCTTTGTCAAGTCGCAGTTACTGTACGCTGCTCCGGTGTGGGCCGAGGCCACGGCTGTAAACAGCTACATGCGAGGGT GCCAAGTTCCCCTTTGTGAACTGGTGCGGGAGGCCAAGGAGATTCGCGCGGCCCTAGCTGGCGATCAGACGAACCACAGAGCCAAGACCGAGGTGAAGAGGAGTGCCACGATGCAGAGCGTCGAcaactggcaggcagcctTTGATAACTCCAGCAAGGGACGCTGGACGCACCAGCTCATCCCCAGCATAGAGCCTTGGGTAAACAGGAAGCACAGCCAGGTAGATGTTTACCTCACGCAGGCGCTCAGTGGACACGGTTGCTTCCGAAGCTTCCGTAAGCGCTTCGGACACGACACGGAGGACGGCTGCTCATAG